The genome window AACTTGTCGGTGTTGAGCGGGTTCTCGTCCGGCGTGACGGCGACGGTCGAGGAGTAGGTCTGATTCTCAGGCGACGTCTGGGTGATGACCAGCGGGTAGGAGACGGGCGTCAGGCTTCCCGGGATGGTGTAGGACGCCGTAGCAACCCCTGACGCGTCAGCGGTCAGGTTGCCGGCGAGGGTGGTCGTGCTGCCGAGCTTGACGGACGAGATCTTGGCCCCAGCCTTGAGGTTGCCAAGGGTGAGCGTGCCGGTGGCGTTGAGCCCGGTGCCGTTGGCGAAGGTGATTGCCGGACCCGCGACGAAGGAGACGCTCTTGCTGGTTCCCTTGTCGCCAGTGATCGTCAGCGAGTTGGCGCCTGCCGGGGCGGCACCTGCCGGGAGGACCACACTGGCGCCGATGCTCCCGTCGCTACCGGCCGTGATGGTGTCGACCGGCGTGGCCCCGCGACCGGCCGGCGTCCACTGTCGTGCGGTGTCGCCCTGCTTGACCGAGAGCACCTCGCCAGCCGGGAAGCTGCCGCCGGAGAAGGCGACGGTCACGGCGCCGCTCGCAGCCGTCGTCGGGGCGACGACCAGGCCGTCACTGACGGTGAAGGTGAGGAGCACGCTGCGCGGCGTGTCGCCCGACTCGAGCGAACCGCTGAGAAGGCGCAAGGTGTGAGTGCTGCCGACCGCCCATTCCGACGCAAGCGCAGGTGCTGTGTTGGAGGTCGTCGGGAACGCGATGTCAGCGCTGAAGGTGCCGTCGGCGTTGGCCTCGACGGCGGCCCAGATGTCGAAGTTGTCAGCGGAGGAGCCGGTGGCGGGGTTGGTCACCGGGCCGGCTGCGGGCTCGGTGTCGAGAGCGTCGCCGAGTTTGACACCGATGGTCGAGCCGTTGGCCGGATTGGTGCCGCCGGTCCAGCCGGTGCCGGTGATGTGAATCGCCTTGCCGACGGCGACGGCGTCGGCGACGGTCGCGGTCGCTCCGCCGGCGGCGGTCACGGTGTCGCCGTGGGCCGACGGGCTGAGGACGGCGAGAGCCGTCAGGCTCAGGGCTGAGGCGACGACGGCGCCGGCGGATCGCCGGCCAAGTCGCGAGGTGGTGATGCTCATGACGCTCCTGGTTCAGGGGCTGCGGATCGCAGCCTTAATTAGGTGAGGCGACCCTAACTTAGGTCTGACAAACTGTCGAGATCAGCCCCCACCATGGACACTCCGCTCATGGCATTGGGTAGCCCGCGGGCTCGCGAGACGGTGCGGCGACTCCAAGCCGACGTCACATCGGGGCGATGGCCGGTGAACAGCAGGATCCCGACGGAGGCGCAGTTGGCGGCCGAGCTGGGCGTCGGGCGAAGCACGATCCGTGAGGCGATCCGCTCGCTGGCCCACCTCGGCCTGCTCGAGCCGGCCCCGGGCCGTGGCACCTTCGTCCGTTCGCTGAGTCCGGTGCGCGACGTGCTCTCGGGTTTCGCCGCCGAGCACACGTGGGGTGACATCCTCGCCGTGCGACGGGCCCTCGAGGTGCAGGCCGCCGAGTTGGCGGCCGTGCGCCCAGACTCCGAGGCCGTCGCTGCGCTCCGAGCGGTCCACCAGGCCGACCTCGACGGCACGGCCGGTGTCGAGCGCGGCAGGGCGCCGGGGCAGTTCCACGCCCTGCTGGTCGAGCTGTCCGGCAACCGGCTGCTCGTCGAGCTGTACGCCGGACTGAGCGCGGCGATCCGTGACGGACTGGACCGCGGCGCGATCGAGCCGGGCGAGGACGCCGCGGGACGTCAGGACGACCATGCCGCCCTGGTGGCCGCGATCGCCGCGGGCAACCCTCAGGCGGCGGCGGCCGTCGCGGCCATGCATGCCGCGCGGGATCTGAGGGTCGTCGAGTCCTGAGACTCGGAGTGGGTCAATCATCCGACAACTGTTAGGGTCGCCTCACCTAACCTCTCGATGATTGTGGTGCCGTACTCATGTCTGCCCGGACCCGTCGCGCCGCGGGCGCGCTGATCCTGATGCTCCTGCCCGTGCTCGCCGCCTGCGGGGGATCGGGCCAGGCCGCCGACCCCGCCGGGAGCGGAGCGACGCGGACCGTCACCGACGTCGAGGGCACCTCGATGCAGGTTCCCGTGCACCCCGAGCGCGTCGTCGCACTCAGTGAGCCGACCCTCGACGGTGCCCTCGCGCTCGGTGCCCCTCTGGTCGGGACGATCACGGGCCGCGGGCAGAACACGGTGCCGCACTACCTCGAGGATCGGGCCGGTGACCTCCAGATCCTCGGTGGCGTCGCCAATCCGAACTACGAGGCGATCGCCAAGGCCAAGCCGGACCTGATCCTCGTCGACGGCACCAGCATCAACAACAACCCGGACGCGATCGAGATCCTGCGCAAGATCGCCCCCACCTTCTATGCCGGGTACGCCGGCGGCGACTGGCGCGCGACCTTCGGACTCGTCTCCCAGGCACTCAACGAGGTGGACGCCGGGAAGAAGGTCGTGGCCGACTACGACGCGGCCGTCGCGGCTGCCAAGAAGCAGTTCGGGGCGACGTACGCCGGGAAGACGTTCTCCATCGTGCGTTGGCAGGGCGGATCGGCTTCGGTGATCCTGAAGGAGCTCCCGGCCGGCATGGCGCTGGACGACCTGGGTCTCGCGCGTCCGGCCGCTCAGGACAGGCGCGGCCGGGGCCACTCCGAGCCCGTCAGCCTCGAGAACCTCGACCAGATCGATGCCGACTACCTCTTCTTCGGCACCCTCGGCGGCTCCTCGAACGGCAACCCGGATGCGGGTGGTACCTCGGACGAGAGCGGTGCCGAGAAGGCACTGGCCGAGGCCGAGAAGGTGCCCGGCTTCAACTCGCTCACCGCGGTCAGGGAGAAGCACGTCATCCCGGTCGACGGCTCGCTGTGGACCTCCACCGGTGGGCCGCTCCTGATGCAGGGGCTCATCGCCGACGTCGTGAAGGCACTGGCATGACCGGCCTCCTCCGCTCCCTCGCCGCAGGCGCCGTCGTCCTCCTGCTCACCGTCCCCCCGGCGTACGCCGACGACGCGACCACCCCGACTGCTGCCGCGCCGAGTGCGGCCACGGTCGATGCGACGCCGACAGCACAGCCGGAGGAGTCCCCGACGGCCTCGACGAGCGAGCCGGCCGTGACCGACCCGGCGCCGGCCGTGAGTGAGGAGACGAGGGAGACGCAGAGCGAGACAACGGCCGAGCCGAAGATCGAGCAGTCGACCGCCGCTGTCTCGGCCTCGACCCGGACTGCGCAGCGGGCGACCACAGCCTGCGTCGACCACCCGGTGGTCACCCTCGGAGCCGGGGCTGCCGTTCTGGGGGAGACCCTCCGCGTGACCGGCACCGGCTGGTGCACCAGTGACGCCACGGCAGGCTCCACGATCGCCTTCAAGCTCGACTCGGGTGGCGTGTCGCACGTCGACACCAGCGTCCACACCAACAAGACGATCTGGGCGATCGTCCATGCCGAGGCCGACGGTTCCTTCGACGCCGAGATCCCGATGCCGGACGGCACTGCCGCCACCTCCACTCCGGCGGTCGGCGCCGACGGACCGCACTCCTTCACCCTGCTGACCGGAAGCCTCGGTCCGGACCCTGTGCGCTCGATCACCACCTCGGAGTTCGACCTCGTGGCGCCGGGTGGCGACGCGGCCAAGAGCCTGTGGGGCTTTCCGCTCGCGGTCGGCAGCGCGAAGGCCTGGGTCGAGCGCGCGGTTACCACAACGGAGGGCGTGCTCCGCGTCGCCGGCACCGGGTGGCTCACCAGTTCCGGCGCGCCTTCCACGATCGCGGTGAAGCTCAACGCGAGCGACTCCACGCAGTTCCAGCGGACCACCGACATCGAGCAGGGTGACGCCACCATCTGGGCGCTCTTCACCGCCGACGCGGACGGCTCCTTCGACCGTGAGCTCGACCTTCCCGCCGGCCTGACCGGCGGGCAGTACCTCACGGTCCGTCTCGCCAGCGGCAAGTTCGGTGTCGGCGACACGCAGCGCTCACTGCTCAGCCCGCTGCTCTCCGTCGACGGCACGACCTACGCCGCGCCTGAGAAGGGCGCCGACGTCGTGTGCCGCCCGACGACCGCGACCACGACGGTGAAGGTCACCACCCCGACGGTCCCGCTCGGCGGCGCCGTGACGGTCACCGGCAGCGGCTGGTGCAACCCGGCCGGGGGCGGCTCGCGCATCGGCGTCAAGATCGACGACGGCGCGATCAGCCACCTCGACAGCTCCGTGCACTCCAACCGCACGATCTGGGCGATCATCCAGGCCGACCACGCGACCGGCACCTTCACCGCCACCATCGCGCTGCCCGACGGCACCACCCGTACGTCAACCCCGGTACTCACCAACGGCGCCCACACCCTGCGTTTCCTCAGCGGATCGCTGCGCGCCGGCGACACGATCCGCTCGCTCGACGCGGACCTCGTCGTCGGCACCTACCGCCCCAACGGCAGCCCCGACCCGCTCGCAGGCTCGGCCCTCAGGGCGTCGACGCGGCACGGTCTGACGGCGACGCGCACGGCGGCCGGCAAGCTCCGCTTGACGCTGCCGCAGAGCCCCGTCGGCACGTGGGTCTTCCTCTCTGCCTACGTCGCCGACGGCTCACCGCGCTACCCGTGGACCGACCGCTGGTTCCGCCTGGACGCGCGCCATGGCATCACCGTCCGGATCCCCGAGTCGATGCCGACCGGTCGGATCCGCCTCGTCGCCCAGTCCGGTGAGCAGGGTTCGGTCGGGCAGGTGATCGGGTGGACCCGCGCCACGCTGCGCTCCGTCGTGGCCCGCACGGTCGCGGCCGTCGCTCCCGTCGTCTCACTCCCTGCCGCAGCACCGGCCGTGCCGGTGCAGCCGGTGTCGACGTACGCGGGCCTGACGCGGGTCTCGCAGCACGCCGTCACCGCCGTGCTCGCGGGCACGGTCGCCACGCTGACCTTCCCTGAGACCGAGCCCGGTGATCGGGTCTTCCTCACCGTCTACGCCGCCAAGCGCGTCCTTCCGGGCGGCTGGGTCACTCTCGACGCCCAGCGCCAGGTGCGGGCCGACCTTGGGGCGCTGGGTGACGGCGACTTCCGCGTCGTCGGGCAGACGGACGCCGGCGCCCTGGCCGGATGGGCCCAGGTGACCCTCGGCGAGCCGGTGGACGATGTCGAGTCCCCGGCCACCACCGCCACCTCGCGTGAGGAGCCGACCGTCGCACCGGCCGCGACGGACGTGCGAGCCGGCGAGGACGCTCCTTTCATCTCGGCGATGGACGGCTGGCTGCTCGCCGCGGGCGCGGTCGTACTCGCCGGAACGGGCCTGACCCTGCGCACGATCTCGACCCGGAAGGCAGGTGCGTGATGCGGCGCTACGTCCCGTGTGCCCGGCTGATTCTCCTTGCTGCGCTGGGGATTCTCGCCGTCCTCGCGGTCGGCACCTCGCCCGCGGGGGCGATCCCCGGTGACGGTGCCGGCGCCAACACGCCGGGCACGAACTCCTCGGTCTCACCCCGCACGCTGACCGCCGGTTCGACGATCCACTTCACGGTGAGCGGCTACCCGGCGGGAGAGGTCGTCTACGTCAAGATCGACGACGGCAACTTCTGCAGCAACAAGGGTGTGCACGGCGCCTGCGTCGTCCACCAGCAGCGGCTCAGCTCGACGGGAACCGCGTCGGGCTCCTTCGTACTGCCGAGTGACCTCACGCCGGGAAACCACTGGCTCAGGTTCCTGGCCAGCAAGGAGATGTCCGACGCCTCGGGCAACTACCTCGGCACCAAGGGCTGGACCACGCGACGTGGCTCCGACTTCACCGTCGTCACGGGCGGCGCGACCGGCACGGGCACCGGCGGCACCACCGGGGCCACGTCGTCGGGGCAGGCTGCTGACGAGGCGGTCCTGCCGGCGGGGGAGACCCTCGTCATCGCCGCACCCGGGGGCTCAGCCGATCCCTCGGCGAGCCCGACCCCGAGTGCGAGCGAGACGCCGGTCGACCCGGAGGCCGCCTCAGGCACCGGGATGAACCCCAACGACAAGGCCTCGGTCGAAGCCGCCGTCGAGGCGGCGATGGCGGAGTCCGACACCGGCACCGCCGCAGCCACGCGCGCCACCTCGAATGACGCCGGCTTCCCGTGGGTCGGCACAGCCGGGCTGATCGTCATGGCGGCAGCGGCGGGTGCACTGGTGATCCGAGGCCTCCGCGCTCGCGGCGGCCGTACAGCACGTGCCTGACGCCACCAGCGTCGTGGGGCAGCAACCACGCGACGCTGCCGCACGCCGCCCCGTGGTGCTGCTTGCCGCTCTCGTCGCGCTGGGCGCAACGGTCCTGGCCAGCCTCACGTTCGGCTCCCACCGTCTGGGCATCGGGGAGACCTGGCACCTCCTGCTCAGCCCCGACGGATCGACGGCCTCCGACGTCCTGCACGGCCTGCGTCTGCCGCGCACCGTCGTCGCCGGCGTCGTGGGCGCGGCCCTGGCCCTGGCCGGCTCGGTGCTCCAGACCCTCACCCGCAACCCCCTCGCCGATCCGGGGATCCTCGGCATCAACGCAGGCGCCTCGCTCGCCGTCGTACTCGCCGTGGCGATCAGCGGCGTCAGCGGGATCGGCTTCTACCTCTGGTTCGCGCTGCTGGGTGCGGCGATCGCCGCCACCGCCGTCCTCGTCCTGTCGGGCTCACGCACGGGTGTGCACAACCCCGCCCGGATCGCGCTCGCCGGCGTGGCCGTCAGTGCCGCTCTCGCCGCGCTCACGCAGACGGTGATCCTCGCGGACCAGGAGGCCTTCAACGAGTTCCGCTTCTGGGTCACCGGCTCGCTCGAGGGCCGTGGCTGGCACGAGCTGGCGGTCACCGCACCCCTCTTCGTCCTCGGTACGGTGGCAGCGCTGGCGATGGCTCCCGCGCTCAACGCCCTCGCGCTCGGTGACGACACCGCCCGCGGCCTCGGCGTCGACGTCGCGCGGGTGCGCACCGGAGGCCTGATCGCCGCCGTGCTCCTGGCCGGTGGTGCCACCGCCGCAGTCGGGCCGATCGGCTTCGTCGGCCTGGCCGTGCCGTTGCTGGCCCGTGCCCTTGTCGGCCACGACCAACGCTGGATCGCGGCGGTGAGCCTCGTGCTCGGCGCCGCGTGGCTGCTCGCCGCTGACACGCTCGCCCGCGTCATCCTGGTTCCCTCGGAGGTGCAGGTCGGCGTGATCGCCGCCCTCGCCGGCGCACCGGTCTTCATCGCGATCGTCCGGCGACGGAAGGTGCCGTCGCTGTGAGCGAAGCGCGAGACCCGGGCGGTCCGAAGCTGACGCGCGGGCCGCACCGTCGGGTCGAGCTGCGAGCGAACGATGTCGCTATGACCGGCCACGTCATCCTGCGGGCCGGGTCGTGGTCGGTCCGCTTCCGACGCCGCAGCGCCCTGGCCCTGGCCGCGCTCGTCCTCGCGATCGCCGTGGCCGCCACGATCGCCCTCATGCTGGGTGACTACGACCTCGGCCCGGCCGACGTCTGGCGTGCCCTCATCGGCGGCAGCGACGACCCGCTGGCCACCTACTTCGTCCAGGAGCTGCGCGCCCCGCGCATCGTCGCCGCGGTCACGGTGGGCGCCGGGTTGGGTGTCGCCGGCTCGCTCTTCCAGAACATCACGGGCAACCCGCTCGGCAGCCCCGACATCCTCGGCTTCACCACGGGTGCGGCGACGGGGGCGCTGCTGCAGATCATCGTCCTCGGCGGGGACAGCGACGCGGTGGCGATCGGCGCACTCGCCGGAGGGCTGGGAACGGCCCTCGCCGTCCACCTCCTCACCCGCCAGGCCGGACTGACCGGGCAGCGCCTCATCCTGGTCGGCCTCGGCGTCGGGGCGCTGTTGGCTGCGGTCAACGCCCTCCTGGTGGTCCGTGCCAGCCTGGTCGCCGCACAGACCGCGGCGCAGTGGCTCGCCGGGTCGCTCAACGCGATGCTCTGGCCGCGGGCGCTCCTGACGCTGGTCGCCGTCCTCGTCCTCGGCGCAGCAGCCGTCGCGCTCGCCCGCCCCCTCGACCAGCTCGCCCTCGGCGACGACGTGGCGCGCAGCTCCGGCATCCCGGTCACCCGCGTCCGCACCGCGGCGGTCGTCGTCGGGGTCGCCCTGGTCAGCGTCGCCACCGCCGCGACCGGGCCGATCGCCTTCGTCGCCCTCGCCGCTCCCCAGCTCGCCCGGCGCCTGACGGGATCCGCGACGCCCGGGCTCGCCGGCTCGGCTGCCGTCGGCGCTCTGCTCGTCCTCATCAGCGACGTGCTGGCGCAACGGCTCTTCGCCCCCACGGAGCTCGCCGTCGGTGTCGTCACCGGCGCCCTCGGAGGCGCCTACCTGATCGTGCTGCTCATCCTCCGGAGGAACCGATGACACGTCTCGAAGCCGCCAACCTCGCCGTCGGCTACAGCGCGACCGCCCGGATCATCGACGGGCTCGACCTCGCGATCCCCGACGGCCGGCTCACGGTCATCGTCGGGCCCAACGCCTGCGGCAAGTCCACCCTGCTGCGCGCCCTCGCGCGACTCCTGCCGGCGGCCTCCGGTGCCGTCACGCTCGACGGCCAGCCGCTGTCGGCGTACGACGGCAAGGCGCTCGCCCGGCAGATCGGGCTGCTCCCGCAGAGCCCGACCGCGCCCGACGGCCTGACCGTCGCGGACCTCGTGGCCCGTGGCCGCTATCCGCACCAGGGCCTCTTCCGGCAGTGGTCGGAGGCCGACGAGCGCGCCGTCGCCGCGGCGATGACCGCCGCGGACGTGACCGGCCTCAAGGACCGGGCGGTCGAGGAGCTGTCTGGTGGCCAGCGGCAGCGGGTGTGGCTCGCGATGGCGCTGGCACAGGAGACCGAGCTGCTCCTCCTCGACGAGCCCACGACCTACCTCGACCTGGCCCATCAGCTCGAGGTGCTCGACCTCGCCCGGCGCCTCGTCAGCGAGGGGAAGACCGTCGTGACCGTGCTGCACGAGCTGCACCTCGCCTTCCGGTACGCCGACCACCTGGTCGTCATGCGCGACGGGCGCGTGCTCGCCACCGGGTCACCGGCCGACGTCGTCACCCCGGCGCTGATCCGCGAGGTCTACGACCTCGACGTGCGCGTCATCGAGGACCCTGTCACCGGCACGCCGCTCGTCATCCCCGAGGCCCGACCATGAGCCAGCGGCGACCGCCCAAGGTTCCGCGCCCGACGCCGGTCCCGCGGGTGCCCTCACCGAACCCGCTGCCCGAGCGGACCACCGTCGACGGCGACACGTTCACCTTCGTCTGGCGTGACACCGACGGCGAGGCCGAGGCCGTGCTCCTCTTCGCCAATCGCCTGACGGACGAGACCTCGCTCGCCGACACGCTCCTCGAACGCCTCGACGGCACCGACCTGTGGCAGGCGTCGTTCCGGATGGGCGCCGACTGGAGGGCGTCCTACTCCTTCCTCGTCCAGCGGCGCGGCGAACCGGCCCCCTGGATGGCCGACGGTGACCAGGTCGCGATCCGCACTGCGCTCGACCACGGTCGACCCGACCCGAGCAACCCGCTGAACTGCCGCAACCGCGCCGGCGTGCTCCAGTCCGTGGTCGAGGGCCGCGACGCAGCCGAGCAGCGCTGGCTCGCTCCGCGCGACGGCGTCGAGCGGGGAAGGATCACGCGTCTCGCGGGCCCTGACGGCCGCACCGTCTGGCTCTACGACCCACCTGCGACCGACGACCGTGACGAGCTCCCGCTCCTCGTCGTCCTCGACGGTGAGGTCTGGGTCGGCGGGCCCGACGGGGCGCAGTCGCTGCCGACCACACTGGACAACCTGCTCGCCGACGGCCTCGGACCGGTCCGGGCCGTCTTCGTGGACTCCGGCGGCCGTGAGGCACGGTGGGCCGACCTCTCCTCGGACGGGTCGGGGGCGTCGTACGTCGCCGACGACCTGCTCCCGTTGATCCGCACGCTCCGCGGGGTCAGCCCGGGGCCGTCCGCCATCACCGTGGTGGGCCAGAGCCTGGGCGGACTCACCGCGTTGCGGCTCGGACTCACCCGACCCGATGCCGTCGGGGGAGTGGTCTCGCACTCGGCCTCCCTGTGGCAGGACGGGCTGCTCGACCTCACGCCGCCACCCGGGCTGCGGGTCTTCCTCAGCAACGGCTCGCAGGAGTGGGTGCTGGACCGACCGCATCGCGCCCTCACCGACCACCTCCGGGCCGCCGGTGTCGACGTCGAGGTCAGCATCCACAACGGCGGCCACGACTACGCGTGGTGGCGTGGCGGCGTCGCGGAGGGGATCGTGTGGCTCGCGGAATCAACGGACGGGTGGAGTCGTTCCTCCTAGGTGCGTCTCTCCGTGCTCGACCTCGTCCCCGTCCGCTCCGACCAGACCAGCGCAGACGCCGTCGCGGCGTCCGTGCGCCTCGCGAAGCTTGCGGACGAGCTGGGCTACCACCGCTACTGGGTGGCCGAGCACCACAACATGCCTGCCGTCGCGGCGACCAACCCGCCGGTCCTGATCGGGCTCCTCGCCGGCGCGACCCAGCGGATCCGGGTCGGCTCGGGCGGGATGATGCTGCCCAACCACGCGCCGCTCGTCGTCGCCGAGCAGTTCGCGCTCCTCGAGGCCGCCTTCCCGGGCCGGATCGACCTCGGTGTCGGCCGTGCCCCGGGCACCGACCCGGTGACCGCATGGGCGCTGCGCCACTCGGGCCCTGCCGACGCCGACGACACGGTCAACCGTTTCCCGGAGATCCTCGACAACCTCGCCGCAATGATGGACCCGGCCGGCGTGTCGGTGACCGTCGCCGGCCGCCGCCACGCCCTCAACGCCACCCCTGCCGCCGGCTCGGCGCCCGAGCTCTGGGTCCTCGGCTCCAGCCAGTACGCCGCCGGCCTGGCCGCCAGCAAGGGGCTGCCCTACGTCTTCGCCCACCACTTCGCCGGCACCGGCACGCGCGAGGCGCTGGAGCTCTACCGGAGCACCTATGTGCCGAGCGAGGAGCACCCCGAGCCTCGAACCTTCCTCACCGTCAATGCCGCTGTCGCCGAGACGGCCGACGAGGCCGAGCGCCAGGCGCTGCCCCAGCTCCTCACGATGCTCCGGCTGAGGACGGGTGCGCCGCTGGCCCCCCAGCAGCTGGTCGAGGAGGCCGAGCTCACCCCGATCGCCGACGCGCAGCGCCCGATTGTGGATTCCATGCGTGAGCGGTGGATCATTGATGACGCCGCCGGCGCCCTCAAGCGCCTCCGTGCCCTCGCCGACGAGTTCGGTGTCGACGAGGTGATGGTGAACCCCGTCGGGGGAGCGCACGTGGGGGAGGACCCGCGCACCGCGCCCGGGCGTGAGCAGACGCTCCGCCTGCTGGCCGCGGGCCGCGCGGATTGGTGAATCGGCCGGCGCCGGTCCTAGACTGGCGTGTCGGCCCAACGTGGGTCTGTGCTGCCATGCCTTGCGGCTAACCGTTTGCGGGGATCCGGTGTGACAGACGGCTTCACGAGGTCCACTCCCTCACCCGAGGGAGAGGTTCCCGGGTCGAACGGTAGACGACCGACAAGCAGTTAGTGAGGACATGCCGAAGAAAGAAGGCGTGATCGAGATCGAGGGCACCGTCGTGGAGGCCCTCCCCAACGCGATGTTCCGAGTGGAGCTCAGCAACGGGCACAAGGTTCTCGCCCACATCAGCGGCAAGATGCGCCAGCACTACATCCGCATCCTCCCCGAGGACCGCGTGGTGGTGGAGCTGTCGCCCTACGACCTGACCCGCGGACGCATCGTCTACCGCTACAAGTAGCCGCTACGAGGAAAGAAGGCTGGCCATGAAGGTCAACCCGAGCGTCAAGCCGATCTGTGACAAGTGCAAGGTGATCCGTCGCCACGGCCGCGTCATGGTGATCTGCGAGAACCCGCGCCACAAGCAGCGCCAGGGCTGAAGCCCGCACCACAACTGAATACCAAGCATCGAGTTGCTAGCCGTCGCGACATCGCGCCGGCGAAGCACCCCCGGAGCAGAGGCCGGGGCTCAGGCGCCACCTGGGACGCACCTCGAACGACACCCCTGCTGAAACACTAAGGAATCCACATGGCACGCCTCGTTGGTGTCGACCTTCCGCGCGACAAGCGCGTGGAGATCGCACTCACCTACATCTACGGCATTGGCCGTACCACCTCCCAGCAGCTCTTGGCCGCCACGGGTGTTGACCCCAACACCCGCGTCCACGCCCTCTCCGAGGACGAGCTCGTCGCGCTGGCGAAGGAGATCGAGACCCGCAACCTGACGATCGAGGGTGACCTCCGTCGCGAGGTCCAGGGCGACATCCGCCGCAAGATCGAGATCGGCTCCTACCAGGGACGCCGCCACCGCATGGGCCTCCCGGTCCGCGGTCAGCGCACCAAGACCAACGCTCGTACCCGCAAGGGCCCGAAGCGCACCGTTGCCGGAAAGAAGAAGGCCAAGTAATGCCCCCGAAGAGTCGTCAGGCTGCGGCGAAGACCAAGATCCGCCGCAAGGAGAAGAAGAACGTTGCTCAGGGCGAGGCCCACATCAAGAGCACGTTCAACAACACGATCGTCACGATCACGGACCCGACCGGTGCTGTGATCTCGTGGGCCAGCGCCGGCACCGTCGGTTTCAAGGGCTCGCGCAAGTCCACCCCCTTCGCCGCTCAGATGGCCGCCGAGGCCGCTGGTCGTCGTGCGATGGACCACGGCATGAAGAAGATCGACGTCTTCGTCAAGGGCCCGGGCTCGGGCCGCGAGACGGCGATCCGCTCCCTGGGTGCGATCGGCCTCGAGGTCGGCACCATCCAGGACGTCACGCCGACCCCGCACAACGGCTGCCGCCCGCCCAAGCGCCGTCGCGTTTGATCCACCTGAGACGAAAGAGAGACTGAAGAAATGGCCCGTTACACCGGTCCCATGACCCGTAAGTCCCGCCGTCTCGGCGTGGACCTCGTCGGTGGGGACAGCTCGTTCGAGAAGCGTCCCTACCCTCCCGGCCAGCACGGCCGTGCCCGCATCAAGGAGTCCGAGTACCGCTCGCAGCTCCAGGAGAAGCAGAAGGCCCGTTTCACCTACGGCGTCCTCGAGAAGCAGTTCGCCAACTACTACGCCGAGGCGCACCGCCGCTCCGGCAAGACCGGTGACAACCTTCTCCAGCTGCTCGAGACCCGCCTCGACAACGTGGTGTACCGCGCCGGCTTCGCCCGCACGCGTCGCCACGCCCGTCAGCTGGTCAACCACGGCCACTTCCTGGTCAACGGCGTGAAGGTCAACATCCCGTCGTACCAGATCTCGGCCCACGACGTCATCGACGTGCGTGAGAAGAGCTGGGGCATGACCCCGTTCATCGTGGCTCGCGAGACCCACGGCGAGCGCGTCGTCCCGGCGTGGCTGGAGGCGTTCCCGAACCGGATGCGCGTCCTCGTGCACCAGCTCCCGACCCGGGCCCAGATCGACATCCCGGTCCAGGAGCAGCTCATCGTCGAGTACTACTCGAAGCTCTGATCATGTAACACCCCATCGGTGTCCCGCTCGTGCGGGGCACCGATGGGTCAACTTCCGTCACCTCTGTTAGTTCGGGCCTGTCATATAGCGGGTAGGTCCGGGAAGGAAAATAAGTGCTCATCGCACAGCGTCCCACCCTGTCGGAAGAGACCGTCGACGAGTTCCGCTCGCGGTTCGTGATCGAGCCCCTCGAGCCGGGCTTCGGTTACACCCTCGGCAACAGCCTCCGTCGCACGCTCCTGTCGTCGATCCCGGGTGCCTCGGTCACGAGCATCAAGATCGACAGCGTCCTGCACGAGTTCTCGACCATCGAGGGCGTCCGCGAGGACGTCACCGAGATCATCCTCAACCTCAAGGGCCTCGTCGTCTCCTCCGAGCACGACGAGCCCGTGACGATGTACCTGCGCAAGTCCGGTGC of Nocardioides sp. Kera G14 contains these proteins:
- a CDS encoding LLM class flavin-dependent oxidoreductase, giving the protein MLDLVPVRSDQTSADAVAASVRLAKLADELGYHRYWVAEHHNMPAVAATNPPVLIGLLAGATQRIRVGSGGMMLPNHAPLVVAEQFALLEAAFPGRIDLGVGRAPGTDPVTAWALRHSGPADADDTVNRFPEILDNLAAMMDPAGVSVTVAGRRHALNATPAAGSAPELWVLGSSQYAAGLAASKGLPYVFAHHFAGTGTREALELYRSTYVPSEEHPEPRTFLTVNAAVAETADEAERQALPQLLTMLRLRTGAPLAPQQLVEEAELTPIADAQRPIVDSMRERWIIDDAAGALKRLRALADEFGVDEVMVNPVGGAHVGEDPRTAPGREQTLRLLAAGRADW
- the infA gene encoding translation initiation factor IF-1 → MPKKEGVIEIEGTVVEALPNAMFRVELSNGHKVLAHISGKMRQHYIRILPEDRVVVELSPYDLTRGRIVYRYK
- the rpmJ gene encoding 50S ribosomal protein L36 encodes the protein MKVNPSVKPICDKCKVIRRHGRVMVICENPRHKQRQG
- the rpsM gene encoding 30S ribosomal protein S13 yields the protein MARLVGVDLPRDKRVEIALTYIYGIGRTTSQQLLAATGVDPNTRVHALSEDELVALAKEIETRNLTIEGDLRREVQGDIRRKIEIGSYQGRRHRMGLPVRGQRTKTNARTRKGPKRTVAGKKKAK
- the rpsK gene encoding 30S ribosomal protein S11; translation: MPPKSRQAAAKTKIRRKEKKNVAQGEAHIKSTFNNTIVTITDPTGAVISWASAGTVGFKGSRKSTPFAAQMAAEAAGRRAMDHGMKKIDVFVKGPGSGRETAIRSLGAIGLEVGTIQDVTPTPHNGCRPPKRRRV
- the rpsD gene encoding 30S ribosomal protein S4; protein product: MARYTGPMTRKSRRLGVDLVGGDSSFEKRPYPPGQHGRARIKESEYRSQLQEKQKARFTYGVLEKQFANYYAEAHRRSGKTGDNLLQLLETRLDNVVYRAGFARTRRHARQLVNHGHFLVNGVKVNIPSYQISAHDVIDVREKSWGMTPFIVARETHGERVVPAWLEAFPNRMRVLVHQLPTRAQIDIPVQEQLIVEYYSKL